One window of Thermovirga sp. genomic DNA carries:
- a CDS encoding long-chain fatty acid--CoA ligase produces the protein MKAMPDLDRLERIILGNLEKDASAPAVWWKGCWMKGAEFIELVESTEDALRESGFGPGSRIAVFLPNSPLLWGIAVAAWKLGGAIAPLNARSGINASLKIVEHIDPVGAVLGEGMENLAEALEGAGFPAV, from the coding sequence ATGAAGGCGATGCCTGACCTTGATCGGCTCGAAAGGATCATATTGGGAAACTTGGAAAAGGACGCGTCCGCCCCGGCGGTGTGGTGGAAGGGATGCTGGATGAAGGGCGCCGAGTTCATCGAGCTCGTGGAAAGCACGGAAGACGCCTTGAGGGAGAGCGGTTTCGGACCAGGATCAAGGATCGCGGTCTTCCTGCCCAATTCGCCCCTTCTCTGGGGTATTGCCGTGGCCGCTTGGAAACTGGGAGGGGCCATCGCCCCGTTGAATGCGAGGAGCGGCATCAACGCAAGCCTGAAGATCGTGGAACATATCGATCCCGTCGGCGCCGTGCTCGGCGAGGGAATGGAGAACCTGGCCGAAGCCCTTGAAGGGGCGGGCTTCCCAGCCGT